ACGCAATAGCGACCCGACCAGACCGCCGAACACGCGTACGCGGTTTCGTCGATCCACTTCATCAACGCGCCGCCGTGCACCTTGCCGCCGAAGTTGACCGAAGTCGGTTCGGCGAGGAAACGGAAGGTGGTTTCGGATCGGTCCAACGGCGCTGCGGGAAGGGTGCTCATCTTGACTCCGGTCAATCGGACGCATTGAAAGGAGGCGATTATACGAGCGCAATATTGACTGCGGCGCGGGTTGAGTGCGCTTTTGGGGCGCTTACCGGCGCGTCCGGATGGACTTTTAATCGTTTTCGGCGCTTATTTCCGCACGGTGACGCCTTCGTCGATCGTGCCGTACATCGTGATGCTGCCCGTACCCGCGCCCGACGAATCGGCGCCGCCCTGCGCGCACGCGCCGAGCAGCAGTGCCGCGGTCAGCACGGCGAGAAGAATTTTCATGACTGCGTGTTCCTGCAAGGACGAGCTTCGATTCTAGCCTGGCGGGTCTGACGCGCTCCGCAACGCTCGGAGGATGCGCCGGCGATCATGGACGCATCCCGCGTCGAACCTGAGACCAAACCCAAGGGCGAAGCCTGCGCCGTCTTATCCGCCGGGATTCCGTAGCGGCCGCACGGTACATTTCACGCTAAGCTGAAACATCGAATGCGATGAGTGCGTAAAGTGGTTCGCATGCCGCGCCATGCCGCCCCTGCATGCCGGCCGTGAAACCCATCGCACGGCCGACGAGCCGGCGTGAACCGCTGACGCCCCGAGCCGACAGGAGATCCCGATGACAGCCCGACTCAACGACGAACAGAACCATTTCCCCGGCCTCAGCCGGATCGGCGCGCTGCTCGCCGACCCCGGCCGCGCCGCGATGCTGTGGGCGCTGATGGACGGCAGCGCCCGCCCCGCCGGCGAACTGACGATGATCGCCGGCCTCTCGCCTTCGGCGGCCAGCGCGCATCTTGCGCGCCTCACCGACGGCGGTTTGCTCGCGCTCGAAGTGCGCGGCCGGCATCGCTATTTCCGGATCGCGTCGCCGGATATCGCCGCCTCCATCGAAGCGCTCGCCAACGTCGCGCAGGTCAGCGCGCCGCAACTCGCGGTGCCGCGTCCGGTGCGCACTGTGCCGCTCGAGATGCGCTACGCGCGCACCTGCTACGACCACATGGCGGGCGAATTGTCGGTGCGCGTGCTCGAGCGGCTCGTTCAGCGGGGTCTGCTGACCGTGGATGGCACGTCGCTGGAAGCGACCGGCAGCGGGACCGCGCGCTTTGCTGAATGGGGCATCGACACGTCCGCGCAGAAGAGCCGCAAACGCCGCTTTGCCTGCACCTGCCCCGACTGGAGCGAACGGCGGCCGCACCTGGGCGGCGCGCTCGGCGCGGCACTGCTCGATTCGTGGTGCGCGCACGGCTGGGTCGAGCGGACCGAGCGGCCGCGTATTCTGCGCGTCACGCCGTCCGGGCAACGGCAGTTCGACGCGTTTCTGGCGGAGTGACGAAGACGAATCGCGATCACGTCGAACGACGCGCGAGCCGCCCGGATCGCGCGTCTTGTCCTGCTCTCCTGAACACGTGACATAGCGCGGCTGATGTCTCACCCGGCCACCGTCTCCCAAGCGGTCTCCCCACCCCCTTGTCCGCCCGTAACCGCCTGATCCGATTACAAAAAATCCCCAATCAGCTTACGAATCGCCTTATCGAGACCTTTTGTTACACGCTGTGGAGAGGGCCTTACAAAAGTGGGGCTCTTGAAACATGGCAGGCAGGTAAAGTGGGCTCCGGATGAAGCAAAATGCCGCGTCCGCCGGAGATAAAACATGAGAACACTGACCACACATCAAAACTCGAAACGCCGCAGCACGGGCTATACCCTCATCGCGGCCGCCGCGTTCCTGTTCGCCGCGCAGGCGGGCATCGCGCAGGAAATGCAGCAGCCGGCGCCGCAGGTCGCCGCCAGCCAGAACACCGATCCGCCAGGACGCGTCGCGCGTCTGAACTACATGGCCGGCACCGTCACCACCGAGCCGGCCGGCGCGACCGACTGGTCGTACGCGCAGGTCAACCGCCCGCTCACCACCGGCGACCAGTTGTGGAACGACCAGAACTCGCGCTCCGAATTGCACATCGGCTCGACCGCGGTACGCCTCGATCAATCGACCAGCCTCGACATCCTCAACCTCGACGACAACAGCGCGCAGCTGAAGGTCGCGCAAGGCACGTTGTCGATGCGGGTGCGCGAACTCGCGCCGGGCTCGTCGTATGAGATCGACACGCCGAACGCGGCGCTCGGACTGAATGGCCCCGGCGACTATCGCGTGGATGTCGCGCCGGACGGCAGCAGCACGCTCGTCACCGTGCGCAGCGGCAACGTGACGGTGTACGGCGACAGCGGTCAGGTGCAGGTCGCGGCCGGCCAGCAGATCCGCTTCGGCGGCACGAATCTGCAGCAACTCGCCGACAACGGCGTGCCGGGCCTCGACGGCTTCGACCAGTGGGCCGCCGCGCGCGATGCCGCGGAAGACCGCTCGGTGTCGGCGCGCTATGTGTCGCGCGACATCCCCGGTTATCAGGATCTCGACGCGAACGGCACGTGGCGCAGCAGCCCGCAGTACGGCGAGGTGTGGGTACCGCGCGCCACGCCGGTGGGCTGGGCGCCGTATCACGAAGGTCATTGGGTCTGGCAGGCACCGTGGGGCTGGACCTGGGTCGACGATGCGCCGTGGGGCTTCGCGCCGTACCACTACGGCCGCTGGGCCCAGGTCGACGACAGCTGGGCGTGGGTGCCGGGCCCGCTCGTGGTCAGCGCGCCGCCGCCCGTGTATGCGCCGGCATTGGTCGCGTTCGTCGGGGGCGGCGGTGGTGGCGGGATCAATTGGGGCGTGAGCCTGGCGATCGGCGGTGCGGTCGCGGCCGGTGTCGCGTGGTTCCCGCTTGGCCCGGGAGAAGCGTGGCATCCGCAATGGGGCGGCCACGATCACTGGAGCCCCGGCTACTACAACCGCGTCAACCAGACGACGGTGGTCAACAACTACAACCGCAACATCAACGTGACGAATGTGAATGTGACCAACATTCACAACACGTACATCAACTACCGCGCGCCGGGCGCGGTGACCGCCGTGCCGGCGACCGCCTTCGTGCACGGTCAGCCGGTCGCGCGCTTCGCGCAGAAGGTCGATCCGCAGCAATGGCGCAATGCGCGGATCAACCCGGGCGGCGTGGGCATCGCGCCGGTCAAGGAAAGCTTCGGTCCGGGTCTGCGCAACGCGAATTACCGGCCGCCGGCCGCGGTCGCCGCCCGTCCGGTGGTGGCGACGCGTAATCCGGCGATGCCGGCCGCGTATCACGACAGCCTCGCGCAGAATTTCGCGCAGAATGGCGGCCGGGTGGCGGGTGCGGGGCAACCGATCGTGCGGACCTCGGTGCCCGCGCATATGGCGGGTGGGCCGGGCGCGTTGCCGGTGCAGAACGTGCGCGTCGTGCAGTCGCATCTGGCGGGTCGCACGCCGGGCGCGGCGCCGGGCGCGCCGGGTGCGGGTGCGCCGGGTGGGGCTCACCTGCCCAACGGGATGCCGCAGACGGCACAACGCCCGGGTGCAGTGCCTGGCGCGCCCGGTCAGCCGCCGCGTGCCGGCGAGCCGCAGGCGCGGCCGGGTACCCCGCCGGCGATGGCCAACGCACGTCAGCAGCCTAACGAGGCTGGGCATCCGATGAACGGCGTGCCGCGTCCGCCGCAGGCGAGCTTCGGCAATCCGCAGGCCAATGCGCAGCAGCATGGTGCACCGATGCAGGCCGGTCAGCAGGCCGCCGCGAACGAGCGTCACGAACCGGCGTGGACACAGCCGCACACGCCGATGGCGCAGCAACGCGGTCAGCAGGAGCCGATGCATCAAGCGGGTCAAGCGGGTCAGCCTGGCCAGATGGAAGGCCGGCCGCAGGGACAGCCGCAGGCGCAAGCGATGCCGCGCCCGCAACAGGCCGAGCGGCAACCGGAAGCGCCGCGCGAAGCACAGCGTCCGCAGGAACCGCGTCCGCAGCCGATGCAGCAGGCTCAGCAACCGCGCGAGGAGGTTCATCCGCAGCAGGCGCAACAGCCGCGGCCCGAAGCCCGGCCGGAGCCGCGCCCGCAACCGATGCAGCAGCCGCGTCAGGAGCCTCGCCCGGAACCGCGTCCGCAGCAGGTGCAGCAACCGCGTCCGGAACCGCGCCCGCAGGCCGCGCAACCCCGACCGGAACCGCATCCGCAGCAGGCCCAGCGCCCCGAGCCGCATCCGCAACAGCAGCACGCGGAACAGCATTCGGGCGGTGGCAATCATGAGGAGCGCCACAAGGGGTAAGCGCGGTTGAACGCGTCAACCCTTCCCGACGGTGCGTGTGCGGACGCTGGATTCAGTTTCCGCACACGCACCGTCGGGAAAAGCAGCGATCGATTTATCGATCGAAAAAATCCCGCTGTCTTTTTAATGCAGCGGGATTTTTTTCATACGCCGAACGTTCGACCGAGAAACGCTGCCGCAGCTAACGTTGCAGGCTCGCGTCATGCCGCCAGATTGGCTGGTGGTGCAGTCCATTCGCCCGACTCCGGACGCTGTGTAATACGTTCGAGAGGCTGTGCCGCCTGAGATTGCACAAGTCCGCCGATCAGATCCGCAAAAGGGACGATATTCCCGTACGTACTCGCCTGCTCGAGCGCGGCAAGATAGAGACCGCGCGATTGAACCGTCACAATCGTCCACGGATACCCGCCAGTCGCAAGCATGAAGTTCATCAGGAAACGGCTAAGCCGTCCGTTTCCGTCCATATACGGATGGATGAAAACGAAGATGAAATGGCCGAGTACTGCCCGCACCGCCGGATTTTCTTCGGCGATGAGCAACTCGAACAACGCGGGCATGCAATCTCTCACTGCCTCGGGCGCGAGCGGTACATGCAAGGCATTTCTAATGAACACCTGATTGCTACGATAACCGGCAAGATCCGCTGGCTTGAGAATACCGGCTGCAACGCTTGGCGAGAACAACGTCACATACCACTGAAAGAAGTCTTGCTTAAGCGCATCAGCGGGGCTTTCCGAACGCGTCGCCACGCGCCGGATCAAATCGCGGACACGTTGGTGAGTTTCCGAATACCCTTTGGCTGCCATGGCCTCCTGGGTTTCCTTGTCCTCAATTGGTTAGCGGGTTCCAGTTACCGTTACGCACATTTTCGATAAGCGCTGCGTTCACCCGATAGCCCTCGATGGAAAGCGAGTGATACGCGTCGGCGACGTAGCGTGCAGAAATGTCGTCGATCAACGCGTCAACGTCGACTGGCACTTGTATCGGTATGTCCGCAAACCGGTCGATCACGGCGCTACGCATCGACACCCACATCGCCTGGATCCGTTGCACATAGGGCGATTCGTTACGCCTTCCGGAAATAGGCGCGAGAGGTTGTTCGAAGGGGTTAGCTTCGGAGACGACATAGTCTGCTGCGCTCAAGGTAGCAACAAGCTGGCTGGCGTCGTCTTCGCGGCCCACGGCGCGTAAAGCACCGGCCATTCTGCCGCCGATCACGCTATGACCACCCGCCAGTAACGCGGAAATGAGATCTGTCACGTCGACCTGACGCATAACGATCTGCGCCGCAAGCGGATGCTTCTCAAAAAATGACGGTCCCACTCGAACTAACGCTTCGGCGACGGGCACGAGGAGCAGGCCACTTGGGCTCGGGGTCCGGCGAGCGGCCAGAGCCGGACGCTTTACCTGATAGAGAAAAACCGAGCAGTCATGTGGAAGCTGCAAAAGCTGGTTGTTTGCCTTCGTCGCGTGCAGCACGATCTGCTTGCCAACACTGGCATGGCCGCTGTGACGCAGCAGAGAAAGCTCCGGACTGACCTCCCACTCGCTGCCAAAACGGGCGTTGGCATAAGCCGCGATGAACGTCTCCATACTCGCGTACCAAAGTGTCGAGTCGCCGGCATCGTCCGCGGGGTTGCTTGCCAGATACCATCCGGGAATAACCGCCTTAAGAAAATTCGCTCGAACGAGCCTTTCCCGATGGACCCGGGTGAGATCAGGCAATGCGCTCGCCTGGAAAACGTTGATGCCACGGTCCTGTATCTGCTTCAGGACCGAGAGCGAGGACGCGAGCTTTTCGTTGGTTGTCGCCATGAGCAATGGATAGGTGGCGCGCTATCGCAATAGTTTGATGACTTATCATAGCAATAATTTTATGCTTTGCCATCGCAATACTTTATTGCATTGTTATCGCAATAATTTGCCGCCCTCTACATACGTCATAAAAAACAAAATCCCCCGGCGACAAGACGCCCCGGGGGATTCGAAAACCATGCACTGTGTCGGAGACGCGGGACAACTCATACGCTCGCGCCCGGTACCGCTAGCCCTCGCTCAAACCGCCATCGACGCCGTCAACGGCTCATGATGCCGATACCCCACCAGCGAGAAATCCGCCGGTTCGATCTTCTCCAGCCACTCCGGCTCATACACGCCGGTCTTCGCATATTCCGGCACCCGGTCCGAAATCGCGAACGCCGGGCTTTCGTACGGCTCGCGCGTCAACTGCTGCTGCAGCATATCGAGCTGGTTTTCGTAGATATGCGCGTCGCCGATAAAGTACGTGAACCAGCGCGGCGTATAACCCGTCAACCGTCCGACCAGATGCAGCAGCGCCGCGCCCTCGGTCAGATTGAACGGCGTGCCGAGCCCGATGTCGTTGCTGCGGATGTACAGACACAGCGAAATCTCGCGCCGCGCGGCATTCGGCAGGAATTGGTAAAGCAGGTGACAGGCCGGCAACGCGATCTGATCCAGCACCGCGGGGTTCCACGCATGAAACAGAATCCGCCGGTCGCCGGGGTTCTGCATGATCGTGTCGAGGCATTGACGCAACTGGTCGATCGCCTTGTAAAGCAGCACCTTCGGCGCGCCGTTCTCCTCGAACTCCGTCACTACCTGGAAGCCACGCGAGGCCGCGTCGGCGAGCTGCGCGCTCGCGCCCGCGTCGAGCACCTTGTAGGCTGGCCACTCGCGCCACTGCACACCGTACACATCGCCGAGATCGTCGACACCCGTGCGGTACGGATTGGCCAGCCACTGCGCATTCTGGTTCGCGTTCGCGTCCCACACCTTGCAGCCGAGCGCGCGGAAATCGGCGGCGCTGCGCGACGCGCGCAGAAAGCCGACCAGCTCGCCGATCGCGGATTTGAACGCGAGCTTCTTCGTGGTGACGGCGGGAAAGCCTTGCTGGAGGTCGAAGCGCAACATCGCGCCCGGCATGCTGATGGTGCGGATGCCGGTGCGGTTCTCCTGCCACGTGCCAGTGTCGAGAATCGTGCGGACGAGGTCCAGATATTGTTTCATGCGGGTTCCTTCGACGACGCGCGCCGCGCAACGCGCCTCGCGCGCCACGGAGATTGAGAACGAAACCCGGATTTTAGCAAGGGCGGCCGGAGCACGTCCGGACGCCTCCCCGCTGCTGGTATTTACAGATGCGGCACCGACGCCGGCAAGTCCCCATGTGGCGTGGCGAGTGGCTCGCCTTCCATGTGCCGCATGCCATGCGAACACAACAGGCGATACAGCGTGACCCGCGAAATGCCGAGCTCCTGCGCCGCATCGCCGAGACGTCCGCGATGGCGCAGCAGCGCCAGCTCGATCGCCTGCCGTTCGGCCGCCTCGCGCGCCTGCGCAAGCGACACCGGCACGATCTCGACATACTCGGCCAGCTCCAGATCGCGCGCCGTGATCGCGCGCCCTTCCGACATCACGATCGCGCGCCGCACCCGATTGATCAGCTCGCGCACGTTGCCCGGCCAGCCGTAGTTATGCAGCGCCGCGATCGCGTCCGGCGCGAAGCCGCGCAAACGGCGGCTCGCATCTTTCTTGAAACGCTCCAGCATGTGCCGCGCAAGCAGCTCGATGTCCTTGCCGCGCGCGCGCAGCGGCGGCTCGTCGATCTGCAGCACGCACAGACGATGATAAAGATCGGAGCGGAAGCGCCCTTCGATCATCGCCGCCGTCATGTCCACGTGCGTCGCCGAGATGATGCGCACATCGACATCGATCGCGCCGTGGCCGCCGAGCCGTTCCACCTTGCGCTCCTGCAGAAAGCGCAGCAGGCTCGCCTGGCTTTCGAGCGGCAGATCGCCGATCTCGTCGAGAAACAGCGTGCCGCCGTTCGCCGCTTCGACCCGGCCGATCTTGCGTTGATTGGCGCCGGTGAACGCGCCGCGCTCGTAGCCGAATAGTTCGGATTGCAATAGATGCGGCGGGATCGCGCCGCAGTTGATCGGCACGAACGGCGCATTGCGCCGCGCCGAGCGTTCGTGAATCGCGACCGCCGTCAGTTCCTTGCCGGTACCCGACTCGCCGGAGATGAATACCGGCGCGTCGGTCATCGCGACTTTGCGGATCGAGCGGAACAGCGCGAGCATCGCGTCGCACGAGCCGACCATTTCGCCTTCGGCGCCTTGCGACCCATCGTTGGACGCGGTTTCGCCGAGCGAAATCATGCCGTACGCGTGGCCGACCGAATCGACGATACGGTCGCCCGAATACGGCACGGTCACATAATCGAAACAGTAGTCGCGCACGAGACGGCGCAAGGCGGCGTCCTGCAACTGGCCCGGCGTGGTGGCGGCGACCCAGCCGACATTCGGCATGGTCAGGCAGGATTCGAAAGCGGCGATTTCATGCGGCTGGAAGTCGCTGGAGAGATCGAGCAGGCCGCCCGCCGCCGTCCCGGCGCGAACCGCCCGGCGCACGTCGCGCGCCGATCCCACCACTTCCACGTGCCAGCCGCGCTGATGAAAGCGTGTGTTCAGCTCCGCGCTCGGGTCGCGTGACACGTAAATCAGTTGCCGCGTTGCGGGTTCCATTATTCAGATCCTCTCGTCAACGAACGTTAAGGATGACGCACGTACCTGAATCCTGATTCAGACACGCTGACTCGTTCGGGATTCGCGCAAAAGCAAACACCGAACGGCCATTCCATTCCGTACGGACAGCTGATCCCCAAGAAAGCGGCGTGTGTGTTTGAGACGGCCCGTAAGCGGGCTTTTTTAAATCTGAAGCTCTTTTTCGAGAGCTTACTATACGCGCGCCACCTGGAAAACAATTATGCGAATTTAATCGCAGATTCCATGCCCAGCAAGGCTTACAAGGCGATCGACGTGCTTTGAGCCGACAAATAAAAAGCCAGTGGAAGCGCTTTTCCTAGCGTAGACCCGAAGGTACTTCGTACCGCCGCCTTTAACAAATTATAGGTATTTTCTGCTTGCCGTTTCAGCGCTGAAACGTTTTTGTCCGATTTGTCATGGCTCTTGCCGGGGTATGCGGGTCGCATCCCGAGCCATCAACGGATTGCGACCGATGGCACACGTTTCGCTAAATGTCTCGCACCAAGGAGACACAT
The sequence above is a segment of the Paraburkholderia sp. D15 genome. Coding sequences within it:
- a CDS encoding helix-turn-helix transcriptional regulator, which gives rise to MTARLNDEQNHFPGLSRIGALLADPGRAAMLWALMDGSARPAGELTMIAGLSPSAASAHLARLTDGGLLALEVRGRHRYFRIASPDIAASIEALANVAQVSAPQLAVPRPVRTVPLEMRYARTCYDHMAGELSVRVLERLVQRGLLTVDGTSLEATGSGTARFAEWGIDTSAQKSRKRRFACTCPDWSERRPHLGGALGAALLDSWCAHGWVERTERPRILRVTPSGQRQFDAFLAE
- a CDS encoding DUF6600 domain-containing protein codes for the protein MRTLTTHQNSKRRSTGYTLIAAAAFLFAAQAGIAQEMQQPAPQVAASQNTDPPGRVARLNYMAGTVTTEPAGATDWSYAQVNRPLTTGDQLWNDQNSRSELHIGSTAVRLDQSTSLDILNLDDNSAQLKVAQGTLSMRVRELAPGSSYEIDTPNAALGLNGPGDYRVDVAPDGSSTLVTVRSGNVTVYGDSGQVQVAAGQQIRFGGTNLQQLADNGVPGLDGFDQWAAARDAAEDRSVSARYVSRDIPGYQDLDANGTWRSSPQYGEVWVPRATPVGWAPYHEGHWVWQAPWGWTWVDDAPWGFAPYHYGRWAQVDDSWAWVPGPLVVSAPPPVYAPALVAFVGGGGGGGINWGVSLAIGGAVAAGVAWFPLGPGEAWHPQWGGHDHWSPGYYNRVNQTTVVNNYNRNINVTNVNVTNIHNTYINYRAPGAVTAVPATAFVHGQPVARFAQKVDPQQWRNARINPGGVGIAPVKESFGPGLRNANYRPPAAVAARPVVATRNPAMPAAYHDSLAQNFAQNGGRVAGAGQPIVRTSVPAHMAGGPGALPVQNVRVVQSHLAGRTPGAAPGAPGAGAPGGAHLPNGMPQTAQRPGAVPGAPGQPPRAGEPQARPGTPPAMANARQQPNEAGHPMNGVPRPPQASFGNPQANAQQHGAPMQAGQQAAANERHEPAWTQPHTPMAQQRGQQEPMHQAGQAGQPGQMEGRPQGQPQAQAMPRPQQAERQPEAPREAQRPQEPRPQPMQQAQQPREEVHPQQAQQPRPEARPEPRPQPMQQPRQEPRPEPRPQQVQQPRPEPRPQAAQPRPEPHPQQAQRPEPHPQQQHAEQHSGGGNHEERHKG
- a CDS encoding Fic family protein, with protein sequence MAAKGYSETHQRVRDLIRRVATRSESPADALKQDFFQWYVTLFSPSVAAGILKPADLAGYRSNQVFIRNALHVPLAPEAVRDCMPALFELLIAEENPAVRAVLGHFIFVFIHPYMDGNGRLSRFLMNFMLATGGYPWTIVTVQSRGLYLAALEQASTYGNIVPFADLIGGLVQSQAAQPLERITQRPESGEWTAPPANLAA
- a CDS encoding cell filamentation protein Fic, which gives rise to MATTNEKLASSLSVLKQIQDRGINVFQASALPDLTRVHRERLVRANFLKAVIPGWYLASNPADDAGDSTLWYASMETFIAAYANARFGSEWEVSPELSLLRHSGHASVGKQIVLHATKANNQLLQLPHDCSVFLYQVKRPALAARRTPSPSGLLLVPVAEALVRVGPSFFEKHPLAAQIVMRQVDVTDLISALLAGGHSVIGGRMAGALRAVGREDDASQLVATLSAADYVVSEANPFEQPLAPISGRRNESPYVQRIQAMWVSMRSAVIDRFADIPIQVPVDVDALIDDISARYVADAYHSLSIEGYRVNAALIENVRNGNWNPLTN
- a CDS encoding thymidylate synthase, which gives rise to MKQYLDLVRTILDTGTWQENRTGIRTISMPGAMLRFDLQQGFPAVTTKKLAFKSAIGELVGFLRASRSAADFRALGCKVWDANANQNAQWLANPYRTGVDDLGDVYGVQWREWPAYKVLDAGASAQLADAASRGFQVVTEFEENGAPKVLLYKAIDQLRQCLDTIMQNPGDRRILFHAWNPAVLDQIALPACHLLYQFLPNAARREISLCLYIRSNDIGLGTPFNLTEGAALLHLVGRLTGYTPRWFTYFIGDAHIYENQLDMLQQQLTREPYESPAFAISDRVPEYAKTGVYEPEWLEKIEPADFSLVGYRHHEPLTASMAV
- a CDS encoding sigma-54 dependent transcriptional regulator; amino-acid sequence: MEPATRQLIYVSRDPSAELNTRFHQRGWHVEVVGSARDVRRAVRAGTAAGGLLDLSSDFQPHEIAAFESCLTMPNVGWVAATTPGQLQDAALRRLVRDYCFDYVTVPYSGDRIVDSVGHAYGMISLGETASNDGSQGAEGEMVGSCDAMLALFRSIRKVAMTDAPVFISGESGTGKELTAVAIHERSARRNAPFVPINCGAIPPHLLQSELFGYERGAFTGANQRKIGRVEAANGGTLFLDEIGDLPLESQASLLRFLQERKVERLGGHGAIDVDVRIISATHVDMTAAMIEGRFRSDLYHRLCVLQIDEPPLRARGKDIELLARHMLERFKKDASRRLRGFAPDAIAALHNYGWPGNVRELINRVRRAIVMSEGRAITARDLELAEYVEIVPVSLAQAREAAERQAIELALLRHRGRLGDAAQELGISRVTLYRLLCSHGMRHMEGEPLATPHGDLPASVPHL